The DNA region CCGTGGAAGCGCTTGCTCTCTACCAGGTCTTCGCCGCGGCGAGCGCCTCGTCGAAATCCAGGCCGTTGACCGGCATCACCGCGAGCCAGTTGATGGGCCCCACGACGTCGAAGACGAGGCCCTTGCCTCCGGTGGCTTCGATGATGCCGGCTCCCGCCGTGTCGCCCGTGCCGACGCCGTAGACGATGCCTGCGCCCGCGAGCTCCACGCTCGCGAAGCCCGCGCCGAGAGTGAGGTTGCCAATCATGCTCCATCATCCACGCCGATGGAGATCATCATGATTTAATCACTCCCGCGTGGGAGAGGCAGCGTTTAGATTGACGAAATGCAGATGAGCACGAAAACAAAAAGCATGACGCGCCGGGGGCTGCTCGGCGCGATGGGTCTGGCGGTGGTGGCGCTTCCCCTTACCCGCTTCCTGGCGTGGGCGAAGCAACCCGCGAAGCAGGTGGGGAAGGGCTGGGCCACCGGAGGAACCGCCGCGATGACCGGCGCCAGTGCCTACCCCAATCCCTTCACTTCCCAGGTGGGAGCGGCGTGCAAGCTGACGTGCGAGCAGGTCGTGGGCCCCTGCTATGGGAGCACGAAGGTGCGCAAGGACATCAGCGAGGGTCACGCGGGGCTGCCCGTGCGGCTCGCGTTCCGGATATTGGATGAGACCTGCAAGCCCGTTCCGGGGGCGAGCGTGGATATCTGGCATGCCGGACCCGAGGGCGTCTATTCAGGCGACGATCAGCACCCGCTCTGCAATCCCCATGACGAGAAGGCGCGAGCCGCGCATTGGTTCCGGGGTGTGCAGACAACGAACGACGAGGGCCGGGTGGATTTCAATACCTGCTTTCCTGGCTGGTACAAGAGCCGGACCGTGCATATCCATTTCACCATCAGGATCGCGGGCACCGAGAGCGTGACGTCTCAACTCTACTTCGAGGACTCGCTCAACGACGACATCCTGAGCACCCAGGCGCTCTACAACACGCGTGGCGTACGCGACACGCGCAACTCAACCGACAAGACGGCGGCACCCGACAAACAGGGTGACTTCGTGCTCCAAACCCGGAAGATGTCGGATGGTGCGCTGCTGGCCTGGAAGACATTCATCGTCCGCTCCTCGACGGGCATTCCCTTGTGCGATGCCAGCAGCGAACACGTCAAGGCGTTGATGAAGTCGGGCGTCAATCCCGCGGACCCAAACACCTTCCCCTCCGAAATGCTCTCCCCGGAGAATTGAGGCGTATAGGAGCATGGCGCGGCACCCTCCCGGATGAGCGACCCCCATTACCGATGGCGAGCTTCAGGTCGAGCGCCAGGGGCTCGCTCGATCTCGAGGCGGCGTCTCAGGTCCTCGAGCAGCCAGCGCCCGGCGGGACCGAGCATTCGATCACGTCTGTGGGCCGCATAGATCGTCAGCCCGTCGCGCGGAGTCGTATCCTGATCGATGTGGAGCAGCGTCAGCCGGCCGGCAGCGATCGGTTCGGCGACGAGATGCTCGGGCATGCGACACCACCCGAAGCCGGCAAGCAGGAAGTCGAGACGCCGTCCAAGATCGACGAAGCGCCATAGTCTCGCGCTTAGAAGCCCATAATTCTCGCCGCCGGGCTCGACTGGATCCGTGAGCACGAGCTGGACGTGCGGCTCCAGGTCAGCCCGCGTAGCCGACCGCCCGAGCGAAGCGAGCGGATGCGCGGGCGCCGCCACGGGCAGCAACCCGATCCGGAGCAGCGGGTAGGCGACGATATCGTCGGGAACGGCAGGTAGGAGCAGGCAGATCGCCAAGGCGGCCGAGCCGTTGCGCAGGCGCCGCAACGAACCGCCGAGCCCCTCCGTCGAGAAGCTGACCGGAAGAGCGGGAAAGGTGCCGCTGAGCGCGCGCAGACTTTCGATCAGCGGCGCCGTCGGCACCAGGGGATCGATCGCGAGCGCGAGTTCGGGCTCCAGCCCCGCGCGCGTGCTTGCCGCCACCGCTTCGAACCGGGTCGCGCTCGCCAGCACCAGCCGCGCCTGCTCGACGAGCACGCGCCCGATCTCGGTCAGCTGCGGTCGGTGACCGCTCCGGTCGAAGAGCAACACCCCCTGCATGTCCTCGAGCGTCGCCACGGCCTGGCTGATCGCCGATTGCGCACGGCGGAGCTTGCGGCCAGCAGCGGAAAAGCTGCCCGTGTCGGCAATCGTCACGAGGACACGCAGTTGATCCAGAGTGAGGTTACCAATCATGATCCATCATCCACGCCGATGGAGATCATCATGATTTAATCACTCCCGCAAGGGAGAGGCGGCGTTTAGGTTGACGAAATGCAACCGACAGGAAACCCCTAATGTCCAAGCTTCTCATCGTCGAGACCAGCCCGCGCGGTGACCAGTCCATCTCGCGCAACATGACCCGCCGCTTCGTCGCCGAATGGCGAGCCGCGCATCCAGGCGGCGAAGTGGCCGAACGCGACCTCATGGAGACCGAGCTCCCGTTCGTCACCGCGCCCTGGCTTCAGGCCTATTTCACGCCGCCCGAGCAGCACTCGCCAGGAATGAAGGAGGCGCTCCGGCTGTCGGACGAGCTCGTCGCGGAGCTGCTTGCCGCCGACCACCTCGTCATCGCCACGCCGGTCTACAACTACAACGTGCCGGCGGCCTTGAAGGCGTGGATCGATCACATCGTGCGCAAGGGGCTGACGCTTGGCTACGATGGGCAAGGCCTCGTCACGGGCAAGAAGGCGACGATACTGCTCGCCTCGGGCGGCGTTTATACCGAAGAGTCGCCGATCCGGAATCGCGACATCGCGACGCAGTATCTGCGCCTGATCCTGAACGTGATCGGCATCACCGACGTGACGATCGTCGCGGGCGGGGGCGCGAAGGTCGTCGACATGGGCAAGGAGACGATGGACGGGTTCCTGGCGAGGATCGAACCCGACATCGAGCGCGCCGCGTCGAGTTAGAGGTCGGGGGTCGAGCTATTGGTCGCCGCGTGACGGAGTGAGGGACGATGCGCCCTCGGACGCGCCGGTCGCGCTCGCGGTGGCCTCGCCGACGAACGTGGCGATGCTCTGCGGATCGACATAGAACGACGCCGCGCCATTCTGGGCCTGATAGCCGCCGCCGTAGCCGACGTTCAGGCTCGACGAGGTGCTGTACTTGGTGAACCTGGCCACGCGACCGCTCGGCACGCTGACGTTGAGGCCTCGGTGCTGCGTGCTGGTGTTGACGACGACGAGCACGATCTTGCCGTCCGGCGTCTCATACGCGGTCGCGTAAACGTCCGAATACGGTTTCTCGGTGGCACCGATGCGCACGGAGCCGGGCCGGACAAAGCGCGCGAACTGGGACATCACATAACCGCGCTTGCTGACACTGCCGTTCTCCGAGATCAGGCCGTAGCTGCGTCGGATGTACCACCAGATGTACCCGCTGTAGTTGGCGACCATGCTCTTGTGCAGTTCGCTGCCCACCTCCAATGCCGACGGCCAGACATTGGCATCGGTGTTGTCGGTGAAGTGCTCGGTCATCCACAGTTCCTTGCCTTTGCTCCGAGCCAGCGGATAGTCCTTCGGCTGCACGCCGTACAGGTGGCCGCCGACGATGTCCAGGTGCTGGCTGGTGGTGGCGTTGTTGAGGATTGGATCGGTCATCGCCGGGTTGAAGTTCAGCGACTCGGCGGCCAACACCTTCAGCGTGCCGAACCTGGCGCCCTGGGCATTCAGGAAATTGGCGAAGTCGGTCCCACTCCACTCCGCCGACTCGTAGTCCGGGTGCCAGTCGGGCTCATTCTGCAAAGAGATCGCGTACAGCGGCGCGTTGTTGTTGGCCATGTAGCTGGCGAAACCGAGCAGGTGCGTCGCATAGGCCTCGTAGTACTGGGGCAACAGTTTGCCGCCGTTGATCAGGCTGTTGTTCGACTTCATGTAGGCAGGAGGCGTCCACGGCGTCCCCAGCAGGAGCGCTCCCTTGGCATGCGCGCGCGCGGCTGAGGGCACCTGTAGATTCCACCTGGAACTCGACGGGTCGATGCGCATCCGCATGATCGACAGGCCGAGCTGGCCGGCGTCGCTGCCGAAGGCCAGATCGACCTGGGCCGGCGTCAGATCGTCGATCCAGCCCGGAGCATTCATGCCGCCGAAGCCGCGAATGGCCTGATGCTTTTTCGATGGATCGATGACGACGTTCTGCGCCGATGCGTTCGCACCGAAAAGACATGCACCCAGCAGAGGCAAGACCACCCGTAGTACGAATGACGTTTTCATGTTGTTCCCCGCGCCTGTGAGATGAGCATCCGGTCCGGTAGCCTGGAGCACCACCGAACCATCATCGCTGACGCCGTGGTCAGCAGGAGGAGTTGGTCTGGGTGAGGAGCCCGAGCTTCCAGGGCAGCAGGTTGTAGTCACCGCCCGCCGAGGGGTTCTTGCCCTGGTAGAGGTACTGCAGGCGGCACGGGTCGATCTCCATCGTCTGGTCGATGCCGGAGCGGATCATCTCTCCGTGGCTGATGTCAGCGCTCCAGGCACCCGACGGGAACGTGACGTTGTTCGCGCGCGCGAACGGGTTGCTCTCCGTTGCCGCCAACGGTGTCCACGAACCGGTGATGCCATTGGCGGTCCACGACCGGAAGTAACGCTTGCCGTCACTGCCGATCGCCTCGACGAGCAGCAGATAGGTGTTGGTGCCCTTGATCTTGTAGATGTTCGACGCCTCCCACAGCGCGTACTTGTTGGAGTCCTGCAACACCATCACGGTGTTGGTGAACCCGTTGGGGAAGTTGGCCACCGTGGTCTGCGCGCGGTAGAGATGGCCGTTGTCGTCGGAGGAGAACAGGTAGCAGTTCAAGGCGTCACAGATGACCCAGAAGTCCACCCAGTACCCGTTGCCGATGTTGCTACGGATGATGTCGGGCATCGAGTTCTGGAAGTTCCGCGGCGCCGACCACGTCTCGGGCCTCTCGATGTCGGTGGTAGTGGAGTACGACGGCAAACCGGTCTGGTAGACCAGATACCAGCGGTTCTGCGGCGCGAACCAGAACACCTGCGGCGCCGCGCGGTACCCGGCGCCGATCGCCGAGCGGTCCAGGTAGTACTGAGACGCCGAGGACGCCTGCGACCAGTCGGCGAAGCCGGTGTACATCATGTTGTAGCCGCCGGTCGAACTGGCGGTCGAGGCGAACACGTGCCACTTGTTGTTGTAGCGCACCACGGTCGGATCCTTGACCGCGACGATGTTGTGCGACGCGTCGGACTTCGGGCCGATCAACACCCCGCTGGACGACCAGCGGAAACTTGATGGGAACGCGGCCGCAGTGGCCACCCCTTGGGTTGAGTCCGTGGACGGTCGAACCACGGCGGAAGCCGCGGCGGTGGCGCTACTCAGGCAAAGAGTGGTCGCGGCGAGCACCGCGCACCAGCGTATTCCTCTCATTGCAGTCCCCATCGTCATCGTTGATGGGCGAGCCGCCTCGATGCCCGATGCAGCCCGACCTGGGTCAAAACTGCCATTCGTCTGAGCTTCAGTCCCAGTCACCATAATGACGTCGTTTTCGACGAGTCAATGCGCGAACAGGACAGATTGTGAGCGCTCACATGGGCTTGTTCGTAAGTGAACGCCAGGTGCTCCGCAATCGCTCGCACCCCTCCCGCCTCGTTCACGTACGCCAGCACTCCCAGCACGGAGTTGAAGAAAAGCCCGCGCATGCTGTGATGAACCGGCATGGAGGCCAGCCGCTGTTGCATCTCCTCCTCGGAGCCGAGCTGCATCCTCATGCCCTTATTTTTCCATGGCTCACGGGCGCGGCCAATGGGGGCGAGGCGGGGTAGGGCGATTCCGTCCGCACCTGCGCGAGGTGGTGGGCTTCCACGTCGAGCAGGCCGCCAACGGACGCGCCGGCCTGGAGCAGGGGGCCGTGCCACGGCGAGCCCCGCAGTGCCCACACTCGTTCCAGACAGGAAATGACCCGCTCCCGTGGACGTAGGGAGGAGGGAGCATCGACCTCGGAAGGAAAGAGCGCATGGATTGGAAGGTGTTGTTCGTCGCCGGAGTGTTGGGCCTCTTGGGGTGCAGGACGCCAGCCAGCTCTGGGAGGGTCACGGACCCGGGACTCCCCACCCTGGCACTCGTTGGGGGCACGGTCTACCCGTCCCCGGACGCAACTCCCATCCCAGAAGGAGTCGTGCTGATCTCCTCGGGGCGGATCTCCGCGGTGGGGCCCCGGTCGGAGGTGGAGATTCCAGCGGGGGCGACCGTCCTCGACACCTCGGGCCAGACACTGTTGGCCGGATTCTGGAACAGCCATGTTCACTTCACCGAGCCGTGGGGGCAGGACGCGGCGGCCCTACCCACGTCCGAGCTCGAGCAGCACCTGCGGGACATGCTGCTGCGCCACGGCTTCGTCCATGTCGTCGATACCGGCTCGTTCCCGGAGGCCACGCTGGCCCTGAGGCGGCGCATCGAGGCCGGCGAGCTGGCCGGCCCCAGCATCATCACCGCGGGAGCCCCACTGGTCACGGTGGAGGGCACGCCTCGGTACGTTCCGGTGAAGCTGCCGGAACTCCGGACGCCGGAGCAGGCCAGGGTGCTCGTGAGGGAGCAGCTCGCGGGAGGCACGGATGCCATCAAGCTCTTCACCTGCTCCCTCACGGAACGCAAACCCTTTCCGGTGATGCCGCTCGCCATCGTCCAGGCGGTGACCGAGGAAGCGCATGCGCACGGCAAGCCCGTCTTCGCGCACCCGACGAACGCGGCGGGACTGAGCGCGGCCGTGGAGGGAGGCGTGGACGTGGTGGTGCACACGGCGCCGATGGCCGGCCCGCTGCCGGACGCTCTCCACGAGGCCATGGTGCGCCGGAAGGTGGCGCTCGTGCCGACGCTCTCCCTGTTCGAGTGGGAGCTGAAGCGCGCCAACGAGGCGCCCGCCGTGCTCGAGCGCTTCACCCAGGTGGGGGCCGAGCAGGTCCGCCACCACGCCCGGCTCGGAGGCCGCATCCTCTTCGGCACGGACGTGGGCTACATGACCGACGACGATCCACGGCGAGAGTACGTACTGCTGAGGGGGGCGGGGCTCGAGCTGCGCGACATCCTGGCGAGCCTGACGACGAACCCCGCGAAACAGTTCGGCCGGGAAGCGCGGACCGGCCGGCTCGCTCCGGGACTGGATGCGGATGTGGTGGTCATCGACGGAGACCCGTCCCGGGACATCGAGGCGCTCGGCAACGTGCGCCTGGTGTTGAGGCAGGGGAAGATCGTCTACCCACTGTCTCCGATGCCGAGATCCCTGGCCAGGCCGGGCTCTCCGTGAGGCGTCAGGAGCAGCGTGCGCCCCCGCGGTACCTTCTTGAACCAGCCCAGTTCGAGCAGACGCGAGGTCAGGGCCTCACCGACACGTGGCCTGAGGGGGCTCTCGCGCCGGGGCCAGGCTCGCGGTACGTCTCACGCCTCCTTGGGGCATAACCGGGCGCTCTGCTGGCATGACCCACCTGCTCTTCACATCCAGTTCCCGTGCCATGGTCGCGGCAACCAGCGGTTCCGCCTGGAAGTGTTGGGTGATGGGTTCTTCGGGCTCAGGGCCAGGCACAGTGGGCAGTGCCTGGACGTTGGAAGCGCATCGAAAGTATAGGACGGATAGGAGCCCTGTAGAGAGGTGGCGGCGAGGAGCGGAGGTGGCGAGGCGGGCCGCTGACGGGGGCCCGCCCGAGCAGTGAGCCAGGCGGGAGGAGAAGCCGCGTTGCCCCTTGGGGTACACGTCGGCCCAGGCCGCCCTCCCATGAGATGCGGGGCAGGGGCCTGGCTCTGTTGGCGCTGGCGGCTTGAGTTTCAACACCACGAGGCGTGGAGGGGCCCGTGCGCCGGGGCCAGCCTCGCACCTGCCGTGGGCAGGCCCAGGTGCTCCAGAATCGCTCGCACCCCTCCCGCCTCGTTCACGTGCGGGTGCTCGTCGCGGGTTACAGCATGGGCGCCCAGGTGGGGCTCCTGCTGGCCTCACGCGCGACCCGTTCTCCACGGCGGAGAACAACCAGGCGCTGTTCGAGGCCGCGCCTTCCAAGCGCAAGGCTCGCAAGGCCTTCGACAGTGGACACACCTTGCCGCGCGAGTACCTCGACGAGGTGCGCCGCTGGTTGAGCGAGACGCGATAATCCTCACTCGACGATGCAGGGCCGGGCTCTCCTCCTCCAGCCCCGGCTCCGCCCCCGCTCGAGGGAGCATGCCGTGCTGATCGCCATCCAGCGCGGCATGCTGGAGCTTCAGGCCTGACGCGCCATCAGCGCATTCAGGCCGGGATAGTTCAGCGCCGGCGCCGGTGGCGTAAGGATTTCGCCGTTTTGCAGGAAGTGCCGCATGGAGTTCGAGACAAAGCTGAACATCGTCTCCGAGATATCGGATCCCGCGCTGAGGCGCCGTACGCCCAGTTGCGCGAGACGTTCTGGCGACGGGAAGCCCGGTCGCACCAGCACATTCAGCGGCAGCGTGCAACCCGCGGCGATGGCGGACATGTCGGCTTCCTCGCGCACTCCAGGCACGAACAGGCCGCTGGCGCCAGCTTCCTTGTAGAGCTGTGCGCGACGCAACGTTTCCGCCACCCGAGCACCCGCGTCGACCAGCGGGCGCAGATAAACATCGGTGCGGGCATTGATGTACAGGTTCACGCCAGCAGCCGCTGCTGCCCGGCGCGTCGCAGCGATTTTCCGGCACAGCAGTTCAGGCGCTTCGGTGCCGTCTTCGATGTTGATGCCGACCACGCCTCCCCGCAGCAGTTCCGTCACCAGCGCGGCCACGCGCTCCGGTTCCGACGCATAGCCGTCCTCGATATCGACACTCAGGGGCAGTTCGCTCACGCGCTTGATGCCCTTCACGGTCGCCAGCAGCAAGTCGGTCGGCAGTCTGCTGCCGTCCGCAAAGCCATGCGACCACGCCACGGCGGCGCTGCTCGTGGCAAGCGCCTTGCTGCCAACCGCTTCGGCAATGCGGGCGCTCCCCGCATCCCAGCAGTTGGACAGCATCAACAAACCTTCTGCATGCAGGGCATGGAACACTTCGTCGTGACGGGTTTTCATGGGTTTCCTTCTACCTCATCCGCCAGGCTCCATAGAACGACGCATGGCTGCTCGGCGGCGCGCACGGAGGCCGGCAGTTCCACCTCGCCAAGAACGAGGTCTAGCGAGGGGGGTAGCTGTTCTGGTTGCTCTCCTGCTGCTGCTGGAGACGGCGGCGGTTCTCTTCGTTCTCGGTTCGGCCTCGCTCCTCCTCGGTATGGGTGACTCCTGAGCGAAGATGAGGCGAGGACCGTATGGACGCACCCTCATGACGAGATGACTGCCCCCACCTCGGGCTCAGCGACATTTTGACGAGGAATAAAACCACGATCAGCCCTGTGCGCAGCGAATACGAGGCAAGACAGCGCGCCTGGGCGTTGGCTCGCGTTTTGCGATTGAGGCGGGTATGTCCTCAGAGCCTCGATCTCGCGATCATGACAAGAGAGAGCAGACGAACCGCACGGTGCTTGTTATCGGCGGCAGCGGGGGAATGTCGGATCGCTACCGTGACGTCGTGGAAGGGCGCGGCTGGTCGCTGCGCCATTACGAAAACCGGCTGCCGCCGGGAGCGCGGCGCGATCTCGGCAAGGTCGCGCTCGTGGTGATCATCGTGAGCATGGTCTCCCACGCGCTCCGCGATCAGGTGCGGAGCCTCGCGGTGGACGGCGCGCCCATCGTCTATCTTCGCAGCGCCTCCGTCTCCGCGCTGCGCGGGCTCGTCGAGCAATTGCCGCGTGAGCAGCGAGACGACATCCTCTTGAGGGATCGACGGTCAGCGTCGACGCCTCGAGCGAGTAGATACATCACCTCTTCGACGTATGACCCTGATTGAGAGAACACGTGCTTCGGTAGCTCGTTGAGCCGCGGCGCCTCGGACTGCGTCGAGGTCGGCCAGTGCGAAGCGAAGAGCTGGTACGTCTTCCGGCCCGGCAACATGCCCAGGGCGAACGTCCTGCGCAGCAGCCCGGCCCAGTCCAAACGGGGTGTGCGCTCCTTCCTCGGCTCCTCCACCGTCGCGGCAAAGGCGGGGCTCTCCTCCTCCAGTCCCGGCTCCGCCCCTGCTTGAGGGAGCTCAAGGCCACCAGCAGCTGGCACTCGGAGCAGCCCTCCATGTGCTCCAGGACGCGCACCCGGTGCTCCACCTCGAGCAGCCCCTCGAGGAAGTCGCTCAGTGTGGTCTCGTCCGGGCAGTCCATCCGGGAAAGCACGTTATCAGAGGAGTCCGGATTCACGAACCCCCGGGTCCCGCGCACGCAACCGCGCGGCCCCTCGCGCGATAACTCCGATTGAACATGGATTTCGATTCTTTCGGAATTCGGAGCTTGAGGTGAGCATGTGTCTCTCGATGTGGCTGCGCCATCTGGCGCTGGTTCTTCTTCCGGGCACCGTCATCGCGTGTGGCGGACCCGGGCTCCCGAGCCCGGGCGGACCCGATGACGTCACGGTAGGCGAGGGCGCGCTGGCCCCGGACGTGACGGTGTCCTTCCAGCGGGGCGTGTCCCCGTCTTCCTCGTACGCGGGTGTCACCGACACGTGGCTCCAGGAGACCGCCCCGTCCACCAACGCAGGCGGGGACACCGTGCTGCGGATGGACCGCGACAGCCCGGCGGGCACCGGGCTGAGCGCCAACGCCCTGCTGCGCTTCGACCTGAGCGCCATCCCCTCGAATGCGACGGTGCGGTCCGTCACGCTGACCTTCACCGTG from Archangium lipolyticum includes:
- a CDS encoding anti-sigma factor family protein, whose product is MDCPDETTLSDFLEGLLEVEHRVRVLEHMEGCSECQLLVALSSLKQGRSRDWRRRAPPLPRRWRSRGRSAHPVWTGPGCCAGRSPWACCRAGRRTSSSLRTGRPRRSPRRRGSTSYRSTCSLNQGHTSKR
- a CDS encoding non-reducing end alpha-L-arabinofuranosidase family hydrolase; translated protein: MVTGTEAQTNGSFDPGRAASGIEAARPSTMTMGTAMRGIRWCAVLAATTLCLSSATAAASAVVRPSTDSTQGVATAAAFPSSFRWSSSGVLIGPKSDASHNIVAVKDPTVVRYNNKWHVFASTASSTGGYNMMYTGFADWSQASSASQYYLDRSAIGAGYRAAPQVFWFAPQNRWYLVYQTGLPSYSTTTDIERPETWSAPRNFQNSMPDIIRSNIGNGYWVDFWVICDALNCYLFSSDDNGHLYRAQTTVANFPNGFTNTVMVLQDSNKYALWEASNIYKIKGTNTYLLLVEAIGSDGKRYFRSWTANGITGSWTPLAATESNPFARANNVTFPSGAWSADISHGEMIRSGIDQTMEIDPCRLQYLYQGKNPSAGGDYNLLPWKLGLLTQTNSSC
- a CDS encoding dioxygenase family protein, translated to MSTKTKSMTRRGLLGAMGLAVVALPLTRFLAWAKQPAKQVGKGWATGGTAAMTGASAYPNPFTSQVGAACKLTCEQVVGPCYGSTKVRKDISEGHAGLPVRLAFRILDETCKPVPGASVDIWHAGPEGVYSGDDQHPLCNPHDEKARAAHWFRGVQTTNDEGRVDFNTCFPGWYKSRTVHIHFTIRIAGTESVTSQLYFEDSLNDDILSTQALYNTRGVRDTRNSTDKTAAPDKQGDFVLQTRKMSDGALLAWKTFIVRSSTGIPLCDASSEHVKALMKSGVNPADPNTFPSEMLSPEN
- a CDS encoding glycoside hydrolase family 30 beta sandwich domain-containing protein, translating into MKTSFVLRVVLPLLGACLFGANASAQNVVIDPSKKHQAIRGFGGMNAPGWIDDLTPAQVDLAFGSDAGQLGLSIMRMRIDPSSSRWNLQVPSAARAHAKGALLLGTPWTPPAYMKSNNSLINGGKLLPQYYEAYATHLLGFASYMANNNAPLYAISLQNEPDWHPDYESAEWSGTDFANFLNAQGARFGTLKVLAAESLNFNPAMTDPILNNATTSQHLDIVGGHLYGVQPKDYPLARSKGKELWMTEHFTDNTDANVWPSALEVGSELHKSMVANYSGYIWWYIRRSYGLISENGSVSKRGYVMSQFARFVRPGSVRIGATEKPYSDVYATAYETPDGKIVLVVVNTSTQHRGLNVSVPSGRVARFTKYSTSSSLNVGYGGGYQAQNGAASFYVDPQSIATFVGEATASATGASEGASSLTPSRGDQ
- a CDS encoding DUF2325 domain-containing protein — its product is MSSEPRSRDHDKREQTNRTVLVIGGSGGMSDRYRDVVEGRGWSLRHYENRLPPGARRDLGKVALVVIIVSMVSHALRDQVRSLAVDGAPIVYLRSASVSALRGLVEQLPREQRDDILLRDRRSASTPRASRYITSSTYDPD
- a CDS encoding amidohydrolase family protein, whose protein sequence is MLISSGRISAVGPRSEVEIPAGATVLDTSGQTLLAGFWNSHVHFTEPWGQDAAALPTSELEQHLRDMLLRHGFVHVVDTGSFPEATLALRRRIEAGELAGPSIITAGAPLVTVEGTPRYVPVKLPELRTPEQARVLVREQLAGGTDAIKLFTCSLTERKPFPVMPLAIVQAVTEEAHAHGKPVFAHPTNAAGLSAAVEGGVDVVVHTAPMAGPLPDALHEAMVRRKVALVPTLSLFEWELKRANEAPAVLERFTQVGAEQVRHHARLGGRILFGTDVGYMTDDDPRREYVLLRGAGLELRDILASLTTNPAKQFGREARTGRLAPGLDADVVVIDGDPSRDIEALGNVRLVLRQGKIVYPLSPMPRSLARPGSP
- a CDS encoding FMN-dependent NADH-azoreductase; the encoded protein is MSKLLIVETSPRGDQSISRNMTRRFVAEWRAAHPGGEVAERDLMETELPFVTAPWLQAYFTPPEQHSPGMKEALRLSDELVAELLAADHLVIATPVYNYNVPAALKAWIDHIVRKGLTLGYDGQGLVTGKKATILLASGGVYTEESPIRNRDIATQYLRLILNVIGITDVTIVAGGGAKVVDMGKETMDGFLARIEPDIERAASS
- a CDS encoding LysR family transcriptional regulator, whose product is MIGNLTLDQLRVLVTIADTGSFSAAGRKLRRAQSAISQAVATLEDMQGVLLFDRSGHRPQLTEIGRVLVEQARLVLASATRFEAVAASTRAGLEPELALAIDPLVPTAPLIESLRALSGTFPALPVSFSTEGLGGSLRRLRNGSAALAICLLLPAVPDDIVAYPLLRIGLLPVAAPAHPLASLGRSATRADLEPHVQLVLTDPVEPGGENYGLLSARLWRFVDLGRRLDFLLAGFGWCRMPEHLVAEPIAAGRLTLLHIDQDTTPRDGLTIYAAHRRDRMLGPAGRWLLEDLRRRLEIERAPGARPEARHR
- a CDS encoding isocitrate lyase/PEP mutase family protein, encoding MKTRHDEVFHALHAEGLLMLSNCWDAGSARIAEAVGSKALATSSAAVAWSHGFADGSRLPTDLLLATVKGIKRVSELPLSVDIEDGYASEPERVAALVTELLRGGVVGINIEDGTEAPELLCRKIAATRRAAAAAGVNLYINARTDVYLRPLVDAGARVAETLRRAQLYKEAGASGLFVPGVREEADMSAIAAGCTLPLNVLVRPGFPSPERLAQLGVRRLSAGSDISETMFSFVSNSMRHFLQNGEILTPPAPALNYPGLNALMARQA